Sequence from the Desulfuromonas acetoxidans DSM 684 genome:
TTGCATCAGCCCCATGGCGCCTTTGGAGGAAAGCGCGTTTATATCATAATTGCTTTCAGCCCGCACCACCGCGCGCACCAGGTTGACGTCAAGACGGTTAAGCACGGCATAGCGTTTGATCAGATCTGTCACGGAGCGGGATAATGCTTCGCCATCTCCGGCTTCATGGGCATAAAATGAATAGTGGGATTTCACCGGGACATTACTGAAATGGATACGACCGGACGCATCGACGTATTTATAGATCGCGGCATGCCCCGAGGTAACCGCCCCGAGCAAACATAACAGGATCCCAACAGCAATGTGATAGCGCATATTCATGGTTTTCATCCCGATGGCCATTAAACGCTTCACTTTAAACGAAAACAACACATTCTACAATGCCTGCACAACCGTCAAAGCGCTTGACAGGAGCAACTTCCAGCGCCAATAATGCGGAGTTGCTTATGTTTTAATGTTTACAAGTCTAGCACGATCCTATATTCAAGCGAGGATCTGTCGTTATGCAATGGTTATTTAATTC
This genomic interval carries:
- a CDS encoding lytic transglycosylase domain-containing protein, yielding MNMRYHIAVGILLCLLGAVTSGHAAIYKYVDASGRIHFSNVPVKSHYSFYAHEAGDGEALSRSVTDLIKRYAVLNRLDVNLVRAVVRAESNYDINALSSKGAMGLMQLHPETAKDLKLSDPFDPLQNISGGTRYLRQMLDRFKGNLDLALAAYNAGPSTVERYGGIPPYQETQNYVEKVKQFQKLYRRSDT